From the Plasmodium vivax chromosome 5, whole genome shotgun sequence genome, one window contains:
- a CDS encoding D13 protein, putative (encoded by transcript PVX_089510A) yields MACTPLLSEEDLYRFRTKQCLRLAKGGCEFGLDRCQYSHNAEWIRRCPYYISLPSYLRYIPVSCPFFTKKEKQTDEQDEEHRSTIFRNSLFLTNKDGSVNNNFYKYMGEKNQSKCPLGVECPLAHSKEEIDYHPLLYKTKRCEDYKQANCSRYYCPNLHGLAEQRKIKEYFIPFSSKIEIPPYPNVTVVSKIQYGSFKGQNQGRTTAKKTTPTQQGCNSSSLYFNYPHGKNNHSHRGANRMTNVKVNRSVDVKCNSISIPCQEKKLSLQDPPNHGKRHSTYCYDHHFITYENSLTKKKKKNSIFSYLNNYDDKYTLYLHILKKFVHLFDLDTSGMDSGGRLASNGGAHLGSHLASHLADSQLHLPPDTHYSCNNASLPPTADNIFLNQKYCHILNHILHKNLELTKNKMTEKNHSVVSSYTEGDIPQKGTPNDSTNAHGWVTQNLSSQGMAPEEGDNQSYESFLNLLVHVLCLLYFTTDSRAHSSFDLYTHELAKRVTSRAP; encoded by the coding sequence ATGGCGTGCACCCCCCTGCTGAGCGAGGAGGACCTGTACCGGTTCCGCACGAAGCAGTGCCTGCGGCTGGCCAAGGGGGGCTGCGAGTTCGGGCTGGACCGATGCCAGTACAGCCACAACGCAGAGTGGATCAGGAGGTGCCCCTACTACATCTCCCTGCCCTCCTACCTGAGGTACATCCCTGTGTCGTGTCCCTTTTtcacgaaaaaggaaaaacagacTGACGAGCAGGATGAAGAACATCGAAGCACCATCTTCAGAAACTCCCTCTTCCTCACCAACAAAGATGGCAgtgtaaataataatttttacaaatatatgggggagaaaaatcaGAGCAAGTGTCCCCTAGGGGTTGAGTGCCCACTGGCTCACAGCAAAGAGGAGATCGATTACCACCCTCTGCTTTATAAAACGAAACGGTGCGAAGATTATAAGCAAGCCAACTGTAGTAGGTACTACTGCCCTAATTTACACGGCCTAGCGGaacagagaaaaataaaggagtACTTCATCCCCTTTTCTAGCAAAATAGAAATCCCCCCTTACCCTAACGTTACCGTGGTGAGTAAAATTCAGTACGGCTCTTTTAAGGGGCAGAACCAGGGCAGGACTACCGCCAAGAAGACCACCCCAACACAGCAGGGGTGTAACTCCTCTTCGCTGTACTTTAACTACCCACATGGGAAGAATAACCATTCGCATAGGGGCGCAAACAGAATGACAAATGTGAAGGTTAATAGAAGTGTCGACGTGAAGTGCAACTCGATCAGCATCCCCTgccaggagaagaagctctCCTTGCAAGACCCCCCCAACCATGGCAAAAGACACAGCACGTATTGCTATGACCACCATTTTATTACCTACGAGAATAGcctaacaaaaaaaaaaaaaaaaaattccattttttcctaccTGAATAATTATGATGATAAGTACACCCTCTACCtgcacattttgaagaagttcGTGCACCTCTTCGATTTGGACACTTCGGGAATGGACTCGGGGGGGCGTCTCGCCAGCAACGGGGGTGCCCACCTTGGCAGCCACCTCGCTAGCCACTTGGCGGACAGCCAGCTGCACCTGCCGCCAGACACCCACTACAGCTGCAACAACGCCTCGCTGCCACCCACCGCGGATAACATCTTCCTCAACCAGAAATACTGCCACATCCTAAATCACAtacttcataaaaatttagaacttacaaaaaataaaatgacgGAGAAGAACCACTCGGTTGTGAGCAGCTACACCGAGGGAGACATCCCGCAGAAGGGCACCCCCAACGATAGCACCAACGCCCATGGGTGGGTCACTCAAAATTTGAGCAGCCAGGGCATGGCCCCCGAGGAAGGGGATAACCAAAGCTACGAGAGCTTCTTAAATTTGCTCGTCCATGTCCTGTGCTTGCTCTACTTCACCACCGACTCCAGGGCGCACTCATCCTTCGACCTGTACACGCACGAGCTGGCCAAGCGGGTAACCAGTCGCGCGCCTTAG
- a CDS encoding hypothetical protein, conserved (encoded by transcript PVX_089515A): MFNSFFKRKAPELEAPNGGNENTEGANPKGINHHGDGEGGYAMQDDGPANDGRKRKQQTGREHKDEGEYIREESNDVFLKKRKDGKMDLQPSDANRSSDANSPDLRCANREEMKDRQSNAILGSINDVVNAEGSSSSCAKSERSRDGHRRKRRRRGSSGSSSGRSRSRNRSRSRSRSRHRRRRRSRDRHRHRHRHRHRSRSGGKGSDGSSDGERDRDRHRHRHRHRHRHRDRDRDRDHDRDRNRDRHRHKHRRRSRSRSRHRRRDRDGSTKRLSSGRHDRSSLGSAANSETQDRRARRNSSPGSDSIDGRYNDVTKRNGRNTHNDGDPSGGYNLEDNANRHGSANDRLAVEQQHLKESRNYSDSSDGENLEDLSEGEMLKRVMGISEFSTTDNKCHNQTDLSGINRRTKRKYRQYMNRRGGFNRPLSPAF, encoded by the coding sequence ATgtttaattccttttttaagagAAAAGCGCCTGAACTGGAAGCGCCCAATgggggaaatgaaaacaCAGAGGGAGCAAATCCGAAGGGAATAAACCACCATGGTGATGGCGAAGGGGGCTATGCGATGCAGGATGATGGACCCGCTAACGATGgcaggaaaagaaaacaacAAACGGGAAGAGAACATAAAGACGAGGGGGAATACATCCGCGAGGAATCAAATGatgtttttcttaaaaaaaggaaggatgGAAAAATGGACCTCCAACCCAGTGATGCAAATCGTAGTAGTGACGCTAACTCGCCTGACCTGCGCTGTGCGAACAGGGAGGAAATGAAGGACAGGCAGTCGAATGCCATCCTTGGCAGCATCAACGATGTTGTGAATGCGGAGGGGAGCTCCAGCTCGTGCGCGAAGTCGGAAAGGAGTCGAGACGGGCACAGGCGCAAGCGCAGGAGGAGGGGCAGCAGCGGGAGCAGCAGCGGGAGAAGCCGAAGTCGGAATCGAAGCCGAAGCCGAAGCAGGAGTCGGCACAGGAGGAGGCGCAGAAGCCGAGACAGGCACAGGCACCGGCACAGACATCGGCACAGGAGCAGGAGCGGGGGCAAGGGGAGCGACGGAAGCAGCGACGGGGAGAGGGACCGCGACAGGCATAGACACAGGCACAGACATAGGCACCGACACAGAGATCGCGACAGAGATCGAGACCACGACCGCGACCGCAACCGCGACAGGCACAGACACAAACACAGGCGCCGGAGCCGCAGTCGCAGCAGGCACAGGCGCAGGGACAGGGACGGCAGCACGAAGAGGCTCTCCAGCGGGAGGCACGACAGAAGCAGCCTAGGCAGTGCGGCAAACTCTGAAACTCAGGACAGGCGTGCCAGGAGGAACAGCTCCCCCGGCAGCGACAGCATCGATGGTAGATACAATGACGTAACAAAACGGAATGGCAGAAACACACATAATGATGGAGACCCTTCTGGGGGGTACAATTTAGAGGACAATGCTAACCGTCATGGAAGTGCAAACGATAGACTTGCTGTAGAACAGCAACACTTAAAGGAAAGTAGAAACTATAGTGACTCCTCTGATGGGGAAAATTTGGAAGATTTGTCCGAAGgggaaatgttaaaaagagTTATGGGGATAAGTGAATTCAGCACGACAGACAACAAATGTCACAACCAGACGGACCTGTCTGGCATTAACCGACGGACGAAAAGGAAGTACCGCCAGTATATGAACAGGCGGGGCGGCTTCAACAGGCCTCTCTCCCCCGCCTTTTAG
- a CDS encoding high mobility group protein, putative (encoded by transcript PVX_089520A), whose amino-acid sequence MTPRVNIKRKFPSHPYHFVSLLFSPFFLPLFFPLFFHFPHNFHILNPHLELPNGKKQTQELATVTTKQMSNKMAAKSQKKVLKKQNKRKKKDPLAPKRALSAYMFYVKDKRLELIKERPELAKDVAQVGKLVGEAWGQLSAAQKTPYEKKAQLDKVRYSKEIEEYRKTKKE is encoded by the exons ATGACCCCTCGTGTGAAtattaaaaggaaatttcCTTCCCATCCCTatcattttgtttcccttttattttcccctttcttcctccctttattttttcccctttttttccattttccacACAACTTCCACATTTTAAATCCTCACTTGGAACTTCCGaacgggaaaaaacaaacacagGAATTAGCAACTGTAACGACGAAGCagatg AGTAACAAAATGGCCGCCAAATCTCAAAAGAAAGTcttaaaaaagcaaaataaaaggaaaaagaaggaccCCTTAGCTCCAAAGAGAGCCTTGTCAGCCTACATGTTCTATGTCAAGGACAAGAGGCTCGAATTAATCAAAGAGAGACCAGAGCTCGCCAAAGATGTTGCGCAAGTGGGCAAGTTGGTTGGAGAGGCCTGGGGGCAGTTAAGCGCCGCCCAGAAGACTCCGTACGAAAAGAAGGCGCAGTTGGACAAAGTCAGGTACTCCAAGGAGATAGAGGAATACAGGaagacaaaaaaggagtag
- a CDS encoding hypothetical protein, conserved (encoded by transcript PVX_089525A), translated as MSYACGTVCLPVIRRALLAFLAVEAAYSSYDLFLKPGAIFMYYRVNDMLNKEKK; from the exons ATGTCGTACGCCTGTGGAACGGTGTGCCTGCCTGTTATCCGAAGAGCCCTGCTGGCCTTCCTAGCCGTGGAGGCCGCGTACTCCTCCTACGACCTCTTCCTCAAACCGGGCGCCATCTTCATGTACTACCGCGTGAACGACATG ctgAATAAAGAGAAGAAGTAA